A genomic segment from Luteibacter aegosomatis encodes:
- a CDS encoding methyl-accepting chemotaxis protein: MQILKLASRNKLIFGGFAAIAVVVVVLVSIVYASLQALAESTRMDVHTNEVLRTEARLLTGLVDIETGERGYLLTGNDASLEPTRRGQAEYEDAFQALRRLTVDNAAQQRRLDDLDASYRTWMADAIEPTISLQKKQGTVGSTSAEAVAFMRLGKGKLHMDGMRDLLAKFVGAETVLLKERSARDEATHTRSRVVLLGGGVLSLIAILGVATALIRSILTPLQGASAVAARIADGHLGESVSVTRNDDLGRMLNALHTMDENLARIVGSVRRNAVQVEYAARDISAGNDDLSSRTQEQASSLEETAASMEEMSSAVKQNAEGAALARQISQGLRTEAQTGGQVAVDAVEAMKQITDASRSIGEIAVLIDEVAFQTNLLALNAAVEAARAGEQGRGFAVVAAEVRNLAQRSAAAAKDIKTLIGTTVERVASGADLVDRTGRALVDIGSSATRVADIVAEIAAASQEQSAGVEQVNGAVAALDDVTQQNAALVEEASAASRQALELAQELLRQVAFFKLGDEVAGATAAPVHEAHAVRKETRSVTVDRPKAQASTPALAGEWSEF, encoded by the coding sequence ATGCAGATTTTGAAGCTCGCTTCACGAAACAAATTGATCTTTGGCGGGTTCGCAGCCATTGCCGTCGTCGTCGTCGTACTGGTGAGCATCGTCTATGCCTCGCTCCAGGCGTTGGCCGAATCCACCCGCATGGATGTGCACACGAACGAGGTGCTTCGGACCGAAGCCCGGCTTCTGACGGGACTGGTGGATATCGAAACCGGAGAGCGCGGATACCTTCTCACCGGCAATGACGCTTCGCTGGAGCCCACGCGGCGCGGGCAAGCCGAGTACGAGGATGCCTTCCAGGCACTGCGTCGCCTGACGGTCGACAATGCGGCGCAGCAACGGCGCCTGGACGATCTGGATGCGAGCTACCGCACATGGATGGCCGATGCGATCGAGCCGACCATCTCGCTGCAAAAAAAGCAGGGCACGGTCGGGTCGACCAGCGCCGAAGCCGTTGCCTTCATGCGGCTGGGCAAAGGCAAGCTGCACATGGACGGTATGAGAGACCTGTTGGCGAAATTCGTCGGCGCCGAGACGGTACTCCTCAAGGAGCGCTCCGCCCGCGACGAGGCGACACACACGCGCAGCCGGGTGGTACTGCTCGGCGGCGGAGTACTCTCGCTCATTGCCATTCTGGGCGTGGCGACCGCGCTGATCCGCAGCATTCTGACTCCGCTGCAAGGTGCCTCGGCGGTCGCCGCGCGCATTGCGGACGGCCATCTCGGCGAGTCCGTTTCGGTCACCCGAAACGACGACCTGGGTCGCATGCTCAACGCGCTGCATACGATGGACGAAAACCTGGCCCGCATCGTCGGATCGGTGCGTCGCAACGCGGTACAGGTCGAGTACGCGGCACGCGACATCTCGGCGGGCAACGACGACTTGTCCAGTCGTACGCAGGAGCAGGCGTCCTCGCTCGAAGAGACGGCCGCGTCGATGGAAGAGATGTCCTCCGCCGTCAAGCAGAACGCCGAGGGTGCCGCGCTCGCCCGACAGATCTCCCAGGGCTTGCGTACCGAAGCGCAGACCGGCGGCCAGGTGGCCGTCGACGCCGTGGAAGCGATGAAACAGATCACCGACGCCAGCCGAAGCATCGGCGAGATCGCGGTGCTCATCGACGAAGTCGCCTTCCAGACCAACCTGCTCGCCCTGAACGCGGCCGTCGAAGCCGCCCGGGCCGGTGAGCAGGGACGCGGCTTCGCGGTCGTCGCGGCCGAGGTTCGCAACCTTGCCCAGCGTAGCGCCGCCGCGGCCAAGGACATCAAGACGTTGATCGGCACGACGGTCGAGCGCGTGGCGTCGGGCGCCGATCTGGTGGACAGGACGGGCCGCGCCCTGGTCGACATCGGCAGCAGCGCAACGCGCGTCGCGGACATCGTCGCCGAAATCGCAGCCGCTTCGCAGGAGCAGTCCGCCGGGGTCGAGCAGGTCAACGGGGCCGTCGCCGCGCTGGACGACGTGACCCAGCAGAATGCGGCGCTGGTGGAGGAGGCGAGCGCCGCCAGTCGCCAGGCGCTCGAACTGGCGCAGGAGCTCCTGCGCCAGGTGGCCTTCTTCAAGCTCGGGGACGAGGTCGCCGGCGCTACCGCGGCGCCGGTTCACGAAGCGCATGCCGTCCGAAAGGAGACCCGGTCCGTCACGGTGGACCGACCGAAGGCGCAGGCGTCTACACCGGCGTTAGCTGGGGAGTGGAGCGAGTTCTAA
- a CDS encoding alpha/beta fold hydrolase: MSTPSNVSPTIVLVHGAWADGSSWSAVIPKLLSKGLKVVAVQNPLTSLAEDVAATKRVIDFVEGPVVLVGHSWAGFIVTEAGEDPKVKSLVYVSAFSGNAGQTTGELVGKYPAPPALGGIREDGNGFVYLSEQAFIDDVAQDLSPDTARLLAATQGPLAKSTFGDALTKTAWRTRPSWFVVSTSDRAVSPDLQRDAATLMGSTATEVASSHMSLISHADEVVDAIVQAAEAAARD; the protein is encoded by the coding sequence ATGAGCACCCCGTCCAACGTTTCACCCACGATCGTTCTCGTCCACGGCGCCTGGGCCGACGGCTCGAGCTGGAGTGCCGTCATTCCCAAGCTGCTGTCGAAGGGCCTGAAGGTCGTGGCCGTGCAGAACCCCCTCACCTCGCTCGCCGAGGACGTCGCCGCGACGAAGCGCGTCATCGATTTCGTCGAGGGGCCGGTCGTCCTCGTCGGTCACAGCTGGGCCGGTTTCATCGTCACCGAAGCGGGCGAGGATCCGAAGGTGAAATCGCTGGTGTACGTGTCGGCCTTCTCGGGCAACGCGGGCCAGACCACGGGCGAACTCGTCGGCAAGTACCCTGCCCCGCCGGCGCTCGGCGGCATCCGCGAAGACGGCAACGGCTTCGTCTATCTGTCCGAGCAGGCGTTTATCGACGACGTCGCCCAGGACCTGTCGCCGGATACCGCGCGCCTCCTTGCCGCCACGCAGGGGCCGCTGGCGAAGAGCACCTTCGGCGATGCCCTGACGAAGACCGCATGGCGCACGCGTCCGTCGTGGTTCGTCGTCTCGACGAGCGACCGCGCGGTATCCCCGGACCTGCAGCGCGACGCGGCGACGCTGATGGGCTCGACGGCGACGGAAGTGGCATCGAGCCACATGTCGCTCATCTCCCACGCCGACGAGGTCGTCGACGCCATCGTGCAGGCCGCCGAAGCGGCCGCACGGGACTGA